TTATATAGCACAAAAGCTTCCATTCCACAACTGGAAGCCGGTATCAATCAGTATATTACGATGTTAGCAGTTTTGCTGGGAATGTATCCGCAGGACATTCGTCCGGTACTGGAACCTGTAGGAACATTGCCCGACTATATGGAACCGATCGGCGTGGGAATGCCTGTCGATCTGTTGATGAGACGTCCCGATGTGCGGAGTGCGGAACGAAGCGTGAACGCACAAGCGGCATTGCTCGGAGCTTCAAAGGCGGACTGGTTGCCGAAAGTTTTTCTGAAAGGCTCGTTCGGTTATGCGGCTCGTGACTTGAAAGACTTGACAAAGAGTAAAAGCATGATGTATGAGATTTCACCGTCAATGAGTTGGACGCTTTTCAGCGGAGGGCAGTTGGTTAATGCTACACGACTGGCTAAAGCCCAACTGGACGAATCAATCAACCAATTCAATCAGACTGTCCTGACTGCTGTACAGGAAACAGATAATGCAATGAATTCTTACCGGAATTCAATCAAGCAGATTGTAGCGCTGCGCGAAGTACGCAATCAGGGAATTGAGACACTGAAACTTTCATTGGAACTTTATAAACAGGGGCTTTCTCCCTTTCAGAATGTGTTGGATGCACAGCGGTCTTTGTTGTCCTATGAGAATCAGTTGGTACAGGCACAGGGGAATTCGCTACTCCAGTTGATAACTCTCTACAAGGCTTTGGGAGGCGGTTGGCAAGAATAAAGAATCTATAAATAAAAATATAACCTAACGTAACGGATATGAAAAAACTAATGTATATTTTCTTTGCGCTGCCGATATTGACCGGTTGCAAGGAGAAAAAAAGCGCAGGAGCAATGGGAGGGATGCCAACTCCGGAAATTAGCGTAGCTAAACCAATAATAAAGGATGTAACTCTGACGAAAGATTATCCGGGCTATCTGACAACGGAAAAGACTGTAAACCTGGTGGCCAGAGTGAACGGAACGCTGCAATCGACTTCGTATACTCCGGGAGGACGGGTGAAACAGGGACAATTATTGTTTGTCATCGAACCTACCTTATATAAGGATAAGGTGGAACAGGCGGAAGCTGCACTAAAAACGGCCCAAGCCCAGTTGGAATATGCCCGCAG
The nucleotide sequence above comes from Bacteroides caccae. Encoded proteins:
- a CDS encoding efflux transporter outer membrane subunit; the protein is MNIRAWSISLLLFLSTVTAVGQTANRYLKAPLPNGWEENGEVFQQTLPVDDHWWKSFGDSKLDSLIALAVDRNYSVAMAINRIAAARANLWAERGNFFPSIGLNAGWTRQETSGNTSSIPQTTEHYYDASLSMSWEIDVFGSIRKRVKAQKENFAASKEEYTGVMISMAAEVASAYINLRELQQELEVVNKNCASQEEVLKITEVRYNTGLVAKLDVAQAKSVLYSTKASIPQLEAGINQYITMLAVLLGMYPQDIRPVLEPVGTLPDYMEPIGVGMPVDLLMRRPDVRSAERSVNAQAALLGASKADWLPKVFLKGSFGYAARDLKDLTKSKSMMYEISPSMSWTLFSGGQLVNATRLAKAQLDESINQFNQTVLTAVQETDNAMNSYRNSIKQIVALREVRNQGIETLKLSLELYKQGLSPFQNVLDAQRSLLSYENQLVQAQGNSLLQLITLYKALGGGWQE